Proteins encoded by one window of Halobacteriovorax sp. GB3:
- the speE gene encoding polyamine aminopropyltransferase, translating to MHSNLWIEEKFRDFYGMRYKVENVLFSGKSEFQTVDVVETKGHGKMLLNDGLVMVTERDEFVYHDMIAHVPLFVHPNPKKVLVIGGGDGGTAREVIRHESVEKCVMVEIDKMVVDACLEHIPLTSEKLSDPRIELRIEDGIKYVKETTEKFDVILVDSTDPIGPAQPLFNESFYQDIYNCLTDNGIVVSQGESPWYEQTMQKKLVSIKNKLFEKTFIYNFVNLTYPGSFWSFTFATKGLHPIEDFDAKRVAASGLEFKYYNEQIHSGAFALPTFQKKELEGLIQN from the coding sequence ATGCACTCAAATCTATGGATTGAAGAAAAATTTAGAGACTTTTATGGAATGAGATATAAAGTTGAAAACGTTCTTTTTTCTGGAAAGAGCGAATTTCAAACTGTTGATGTCGTAGAAACAAAAGGACATGGAAAAATGCTCCTAAACGACGGTCTTGTTATGGTTACAGAGAGAGATGAGTTTGTTTATCACGACATGATAGCTCACGTACCTCTTTTTGTTCACCCTAATCCGAAAAAAGTTCTCGTCATCGGTGGTGGTGACGGTGGAACGGCCAGAGAAGTTATTCGTCATGAAAGTGTTGAAAAATGCGTCATGGTTGAAATAGACAAAATGGTTGTTGATGCTTGTCTTGAGCACATTCCTCTTACGAGTGAAAAACTAAGTGATCCAAGAATTGAGCTTCGAATTGAAGATGGTATAAAATACGTTAAAGAAACGACTGAGAAATTTGATGTTATTCTCGTTGACTCTACTGATCCAATTGGACCAGCTCAACCACTCTTCAATGAGAGCTTTTACCAAGATATTTATAACTGTCTAACAGACAACGGTATTGTTGTTTCACAGGGTGAATCTCCTTGGTATGAGCAAACAATGCAAAAGAAACTTGTATCAATTAAAAACAAGCTATTTGAAAAGACATTCATTTATAACTTCGTAAACCTAACCTATCCAGGTTCATTTTGGAGTTTTACTTTTGCAACAAAAGGTCTTCACCCAATAGAAGACTTTGATGCTAAAAGAGTGGCCGCGAGCGGTCTAGAATTTAAGTATTACAATGAGCAAATTCACAGTGGAGCATTTGCACTGCCTACATTTCAAAAGAAAGAGCTCGAAGGTCTTATTCAAAACTAG
- the speA gene encoding biosynthetic arginine decarboxylase: MSDSKWSVEDAEATYHVSKWGNGYFGIGEDGCLTVNPNGKEATQSFAIKEVIEEMKTMGVQFPTVIRFHDILRSQVKHINKVFRDVIEEADYEGRFLGVYPVKVNQMREVVEEIVDAGAKFDYGLEAGSKPELLSVLAYNNNKNSLTVLNGYKDEEYLRLAMIGRKLKRKVVVVIEKFSELKPLVEISRQMGVEPMIGIRAKMTVKGRGKWESSSGDRAKFGLTTAEILRAIQFLRAEGLDHCIKLFHFHIGSQITDIRSIKEAIQEGGRIYAKLHQMNVPIEYFDVGGGLGVDYDGSKTTNESSTNYSIVEYVSDIVYGLKQICDIEAVPHPNIVTESGRAITAHHSCLVTNVVGEIDNTAETLDTKRTTGEHILVTNMRDLEENIDQLSSLQEAYNDAIQIKDDVNNGFKLGVITLEERAKSETLYWRVLKKINDKLDDQEFVPEDLQGLDELLSAQYLCNFSVFQSAADSWAIDQLLPICPISRLDEKPTKNASLVDITCDSDGKIDKFIDLEGERKTIPIHKLKSDEPYYLGIFLTGAYQDVMGDMHNLFGRLNEVHVYSHEEDPKKFYIEEVIKGSSAELVLSTMQYNPQFMAFTVKKAIDKEVVRGSINPREGVRLIDFYEDCLAGYTYLKTSDNKK, encoded by the coding sequence ATGAGTGATTCAAAGTGGTCAGTAGAGGATGCTGAAGCAACGTATCACGTTTCAAAATGGGGTAATGGATATTTTGGTATCGGTGAAGATGGATGCCTAACAGTTAACCCAAACGGTAAGGAAGCTACACAGAGCTTTGCCATTAAAGAAGTTATAGAAGAGATGAAAACAATGGGTGTTCAGTTTCCAACTGTTATTCGTTTTCATGATATTTTGCGTTCACAAGTAAAGCACATCAATAAGGTCTTTCGTGATGTTATCGAAGAGGCCGACTACGAAGGGCGTTTTCTTGGGGTCTATCCTGTTAAAGTTAATCAGATGCGCGAAGTTGTCGAGGAGATTGTCGATGCCGGTGCTAAATTTGATTATGGACTTGAAGCAGGCTCGAAGCCAGAGCTACTAAGTGTTCTCGCTTACAATAATAATAAAAACTCTCTTACTGTTCTCAACGGTTATAAAGACGAAGAGTATCTTCGTCTTGCTATGATTGGACGAAAGTTAAAGAGGAAAGTTGTCGTTGTTATCGAAAAATTCTCGGAATTAAAACCACTTGTTGAGATTTCACGCCAAATGGGTGTTGAACCAATGATTGGAATTCGTGCGAAGATGACTGTTAAAGGAAGAGGTAAGTGGGAGAGTTCAAGTGGTGATCGCGCTAAGTTTGGACTAACTACTGCTGAAATCCTTAGGGCCATTCAATTTTTAAGAGCTGAAGGTCTCGATCATTGTATTAAACTCTTTCACTTTCACATTGGATCACAAATTACAGACATTCGCTCTATTAAAGAGGCGATCCAAGAAGGTGGTAGAATTTATGCTAAACTTCACCAGATGAATGTTCCAATCGAGTACTTCGATGTTGGGGGAGGACTTGGTGTTGATTATGATGGTTCTAAAACGACTAATGAATCTTCGACTAACTATTCAATTGTCGAATACGTTTCTGATATTGTTTACGGATTAAAACAGATCTGTGATATCGAAGCTGTTCCACACCCAAATATTGTAACTGAAAGTGGGCGTGCCATTACTGCGCATCACTCATGTCTTGTCACAAATGTAGTCGGTGAGATTGATAACACGGCCGAAACGCTCGATACAAAGAGAACTACGGGTGAGCATATTTTGGTTACGAATATGCGTGATCTTGAAGAGAATATTGATCAACTCTCTTCTCTTCAAGAGGCTTATAATGATGCTATTCAGATTAAAGATGATGTGAATAACGGTTTCAAGCTCGGTGTTATTACATTGGAAGAAAGGGCCAAGAGTGAGACTCTCTATTGGAGAGTTCTTAAAAAGATCAATGATAAGCTCGATGATCAGGAATTTGTTCCTGAAGACTTACAGGGATTAGATGAGCTTTTATCGGCCCAATATCTTTGTAATTTCTCAGTCTTTCAATCGGCCGCTGATAGTTGGGCCATTGATCAGTTATTGCCAATTTGTCCGATTTCTCGCCTAGATGAGAAGCCGACGAAGAACGCTTCTTTAGTTGATATCACTTGTGACAGTGATGGGAAAATTGATAAGTTTATCGACCTTGAGGGTGAGAGAAAAACGATCCCGATACATAAGCTTAAAAGTGATGAGCCTTATTACTTAGGTATCTTTTTAACGGGTGCTTATCAGGATGTTATGGGTGATATGCATAACTTATTTGGTCGTCTAAATGAAGTTCACGTGTACTCGCACGAAGAGGACCCAAAGAAGTTCTATATTGAAGAAGTTATCAAGGGCTCTTCTGCAGAGCTTGTACTTTCGACAATGCAGTACAATCCACAATTTATGGCCTTCACTGTGAAAAAGGCCATTGATAAGGAAGTTGTTCGTGGCAGTATCAATCCTAGAGAAGGTGTTCGCCTGATAGACTTCTATGAGGATTGTCTCGCTGGTTATACCTATTTAAAGACTTCAGATAACAAAAAATAA
- a CDS encoding CdaR family protein, with protein MVIRSKKKINKGRIERTFLKLVSILLSLFLWFYVVNSEPQEIVKQMRIDFIAPTGLAVSKAETRQVSVKLKGARAFINDIIGRNEKIKIDLSKVPFKKGKDFQVHIGPNDIAVPFGVDVLEVIPHEITLGLDRKIKKYIPIRANLVGGLPSELRLVKKELLPKRILIEGPVELMRKTGLIRTVPIDISDLEGSGELKIALTELDEGIGYDRDQMIVFDYNVRAKTANMTLKNIPIRFLSSKKVTSASSRMVSIDVLAPDGVSIKESDVQVIADVPEGKKGRVRVKLRATLPEGVHLLQINPQSINVRVR; from the coding sequence ATGGTCATTCGATCTAAAAAGAAAATAAATAAGGGGAGAATCGAGCGAACTTTTTTAAAGCTCGTCAGCATATTGCTATCGCTTTTTCTTTGGTTTTATGTCGTCAATTCTGAGCCACAAGAAATTGTTAAGCAGATGCGAATCGATTTTATTGCGCCAACTGGTCTTGCGGTCTCTAAGGCCGAAACTAGACAAGTGAGTGTTAAGCTTAAGGGGGCGCGTGCCTTTATCAATGATATTATTGGAAGAAATGAAAAAATAAAAATTGATCTCTCAAAAGTTCCTTTTAAAAAGGGAAAAGACTTTCAAGTTCATATTGGTCCAAATGATATTGCTGTTCCATTTGGTGTTGATGTTCTCGAAGTTATACCTCATGAAATTACACTGGGGCTCGATAGAAAAATCAAAAAGTATATTCCCATTCGCGCTAATTTAGTTGGTGGGCTTCCAAGTGAACTTAGACTTGTGAAAAAGGAATTGCTACCAAAGAGAATTCTCATTGAGGGGCCTGTTGAATTAATGCGCAAAACAGGACTTATTCGCACTGTGCCAATCGATATCTCAGACTTAGAGGGAAGCGGTGAGCTAAAAATAGCTCTCACCGAATTGGATGAAGGCATTGGTTATGATCGCGATCAGATGATTGTCTTTGATTATAACGTCCGCGCTAAAACGGCGAATATGACCCTCAAAAATATTCCCATAAGGTTTTTAAGTTCAAAAAAAGTTACGAGTGCATCGAGTCGTATGGTTTCAATAGACGTTCTTGCGCCCGATGGCGTTTCTATAAAAGAATCTGATGTGCAGGTTATCGCCGATGTACCTGAAGGGAAAAAAGGAAGAGTACGCGTTAAACTCAGAGCAACACTGCCTGAAGGCGTTCATCTTTTGCAAATCAATCCACAATCTATTAATGTAAGAGTCCGATAA
- a CDS encoding secondary thiamine-phosphate synthase enzyme YjbQ has protein sequence MTYKKLNVQTKGEGFYDVTRELRKMAKDLFSNESGMIQLFITHTSAGLTINESFDPSARIDLENFLKHLAPRDLKFITHTDEGEDDSPSHMKAILMNQNLGIIVERGELILGTWQGVYLCEFRDDPKTRSILVKPFFD, from the coding sequence ATGACTTATAAAAAACTTAACGTTCAAACTAAAGGAGAAGGCTTTTACGATGTAACAAGAGAGCTTCGTAAAATGGCCAAAGACCTCTTTTCAAATGAAAGTGGAATGATTCAATTATTTATCACGCATACTAGTGCAGGATTAACAATCAATGAGTCTTTCGATCCAAGTGCAAGAATCGATTTAGAAAATTTCTTAAAACATCTGGCCCCAAGGGATTTAAAATTTATAACCCATACAGACGAGGGCGAAGATGATTCACCTTCTCATATGAAGGCCATTTTAATGAATCAAAATCTTGGTATCATTGTAGAAAGGGGCGAACTTATTTTAGGAACCTGGCAAGGAGTCTATCTCTGTGAATTTAGAGATGACCCCAAGACCAGATCTATTTTAGTCAAACCGTTTTTTGATTAG
- the cdaA gene encoding diadenylate cyclase CdaA, protein MQILDIFVNQMSMKDFVDVFLVAVLLYQILRIVHGTRALQMLMGIVILVGFFFAAQYYKFYSLNWILRHFFDSFFLIFIILFQDQIRSALASVGTGKKFFGFFQRPEAELDIEEIIEVTSAMSRKRIGALIVFERKNGLYDYIATGTKMESHIHSDILYSIFQTKSPLHDGAVIIRGNKIAAAGCFLPLSKNVEIDRHLGTRHRAALGISEVTDAIVVTASEETGRISLCVKGVFYPCENEGHLRQYMKHIWAQEKLSKELAPITSVEKV, encoded by the coding sequence ATGCAGATCTTAGATATTTTTGTCAATCAGATGAGTATGAAAGACTTCGTCGATGTCTTTCTTGTCGCTGTTTTATTATATCAAATTTTAAGAATTGTTCACGGAACGAGGGCGCTTCAAATGCTCATGGGAATTGTTATTCTTGTGGGATTTTTCTTTGCGGCCCAGTATTACAAGTTTTACTCGCTCAATTGGATTCTTAGACACTTTTTCGATTCTTTCTTTCTTATTTTCATTATTCTTTTTCAAGATCAAATTCGCTCTGCACTTGCAAGTGTTGGTACAGGTAAAAAGTTTTTTGGTTTTTTTCAAAGACCAGAGGCTGAACTTGATATTGAAGAGATAATTGAAGTTACAAGTGCAATGAGTAGAAAGAGAATTGGTGCCCTCATTGTTTTTGAAAGAAAAAATGGTCTCTACGATTATATTGCAACTGGTACGAAAATGGAGTCACATATCCATTCTGATATTTTGTATTCAATCTTTCAGACGAAGTCTCCACTTCACGATGGTGCTGTTATTATTCGTGGTAATAAGATTGCGGCCGCAGGTTGTTTCTTACCTTTATCGAAGAACGTTGAGATTGATCGACATCTGGGAACGCGCCATAGAGCGGCCCTTGGTATTAGTGAAGTTACCGATGCTATTGTTGTCACGGCCAGTGAGGAAACGGGTCGCATCAGTCTATGTGTTAAAGGTGTTTTTTATCCTTGTGAAAATGAGGGGCATCTTCGCCAGTACATGAAGCACATTTGGGCCCAGGAGAAATTAAGTAAAGAACTCGCTCCGATTACAAGTGTGGAAAAGGTTTAA
- a CDS encoding sigma 54-interacting transcriptional regulator → MLASFQEFKFYQSFRIPVEEADDLRFLIQKEDELGNDVYIEDGKLQDISVTGLGFSTKERISVGTPLTISLQFKKYHLDLTGQVVRAFSNTIEDEEIIYGVEIDEEKKIHKFLEQYILSFSSERLKECLIDSALKERYTKASEGFEMFSLLLSLFKDITHFGDKEGFLDNMLEEVVRIMNAQRSSIFLINPENNELEAIAALGCDKDQLKFDYRLGIAGSVFTTGVALNIDVQNDSSRFNECFDKMLEFQTKSIICHPIHNREDKIIGVIEVINKRNQDRFTIEDEKTMKVLALVFSSVFHGFNPISETSQLRRFSQPFDRKFALIGKHPHVGSLRNSIIKIKDLDEPVLIHGEKGVGKTLYAKILHHEGSRGLHSFDTIHCEDKDVAHLEKKLWGPGEQECVLTSNQGGTVLLHEVSQLSLEQQRKLHEIIKKRGIPESRINIDARIIATSSKDLGKLVDEGSFDREFYEFLSSAYIAIEPLRRRIDDLELLTEYFLKIECKKQGLLLKSFSPKAMQKMKDYDWPANVKELKTCIERAVLYNPRSHVITEVALENTTTPLLDFNHKQRMFGSIPFVSDFSISLKDRIALVEREMILAEIKRNNGNKSKAAKEMGISREALRKKLLMSNKVLDSLEGDSSPASLSEEKKAA, encoded by the coding sequence ATGCTCGCAAGTTTTCAAGAGTTTAAATTTTACCAGTCATTTAGAATTCCAGTTGAAGAGGCAGATGATCTGCGCTTTTTGATTCAAAAGGAAGATGAATTAGGAAATGATGTTTATATAGAGGACGGAAAGTTACAAGATATCTCAGTGACAGGACTTGGATTCTCAACGAAAGAGAGAATCTCAGTTGGTACGCCTCTTACAATCTCACTTCAATTTAAGAAGTATCACCTAGACCTAACAGGGCAGGTTGTTCGTGCTTTTTCTAATACAATTGAAGATGAAGAAATTATCTATGGTGTAGAAATTGATGAAGAGAAAAAGATTCATAAATTTTTAGAACAATATATTCTAAGCTTTTCAAGTGAGCGCTTGAAAGAATGTCTTATCGATTCAGCGTTAAAAGAGCGTTATACCAAGGCAAGTGAAGGCTTTGAAATGTTCTCGCTGCTGCTCTCTCTATTTAAGGACATTACTCATTTTGGTGATAAAGAAGGCTTTCTTGATAATATGCTAGAAGAGGTTGTTCGTATCATGAACGCTCAAAGATCTTCAATTTTTCTGATCAATCCTGAGAATAATGAATTAGAGGCCATTGCAGCTCTTGGCTGTGATAAGGACCAGTTGAAATTTGATTATAGACTAGGTATTGCTGGTTCTGTTTTTACAACAGGCGTGGCCCTTAATATTGATGTGCAAAATGATAGTTCACGATTTAATGAGTGTTTTGATAAAATGCTCGAATTTCAAACGAAGTCAATTATCTGCCATCCAATTCACAATAGAGAAGATAAGATCATTGGTGTTATTGAAGTTATCAATAAGAGAAACCAAGATCGTTTTACCATTGAAGATGAAAAGACAATGAAGGTTCTTGCCCTTGTTTTCTCTTCGGTATTTCATGGTTTCAATCCAATTAGTGAGACTTCACAGTTAAGAAGATTCTCTCAACCGTTTGATAGAAAATTCGCGCTTATTGGTAAGCATCCTCACGTGGGAAGTCTTAGAAATTCAATTATTAAAATTAAAGACCTTGATGAGCCAGTTCTTATTCATGGTGAAAAAGGTGTCGGTAAAACACTTTATGCAAAGATTCTTCACCACGAAGGATCAAGAGGATTACATTCTTTTGATACCATTCACTGTGAAGATAAAGATGTGGCCCATTTAGAAAAGAAACTTTGGGGGCCAGGAGAACAAGAGTGTGTTCTTACTTCTAATCAAGGTGGTACAGTTCTTCTGCATGAAGTTAGCCAGTTAAGTCTCGAGCAGCAAAGAAAGCTTCATGAGATTATTAAGAAGAGAGGAATTCCTGAATCAAGAATCAATATAGATGCTCGTATTATAGCAACAAGTTCAAAAGATCTTGGGAAGCTTGTTGATGAGGGGTCTTTTGATAGAGAGTTTTATGAATTCTTATCAAGTGCATATATTGCAATAGAGCCTTTAAGAAGAAGGATCGATGATCTAGAACTTCTTACTGAGTATTTCTTAAAGATCGAATGTAAAAAACAAGGTCTCCTTTTAAAAAGCTTTTCACCAAAAGCAATGCAAAAGATGAAAGACTACGATTGGCCAGCGAATGTTAAAGAGCTGAAGACTTGTATTGAAAGAGCTGTTCTTTATAATCCAAGATCTCACGTTATTACAGAAGTTGCCCTTGAAAATACAACGACACCTCTTCTTGACTTTAATCACAAGCAGAGAATGTTTGGATCAATTCCTTTTGTTAGTGATTTCAGCATTTCACTTAAAGATAGAATTGCTCTTGTTGAAAGAGAGATGATTCTTGCTGAGATTAAGAGAAATAACGGAAATAAATCTAAAGCAGCAAAAGAGATGGGAATTTCTAGAGAGGCTTTAAGAAAGAAGCTTCTTATGTCTAATAAGGTTCTGGATTCTCTAGAAGGTGATTCTTCTCCAGCTTCTTTAAGCGAAGAGAAGAAGGCCGCCTAA
- a CDS encoding pyridoxine 5'-phosphate synthase: MIPRLGVNIDHVATLRQARGEDYPSVVEAARVVLENGADQITIHLREDRRHIQDTDVEAVQLVTKRYGKPLNLELGCNDEIVEIAIATAPEWVCLVPEKREERTTEGGLDLVSSTNFEKVNKTCELIKEKSPNTKISLFLEADLQTLELASKMKIDAVEVHTGDYARAHLLEEDYSKYLTQFKAAHEFLLSKKINCHAGHGLTKESVVPLLENNLFEEYNIGHWIICQAVFNGLGNVTKDLQSLFTHYDH; this comes from the coding sequence ATGATCCCAAGACTTGGTGTCAATATTGATCACGTGGCCACATTGAGACAGGCCCGTGGAGAAGATTACCCCTCTGTTGTTGAGGCCGCAAGAGTTGTTCTTGAAAACGGTGCCGACCAGATTACAATCCATTTGCGCGAAGATCGACGCCACATTCAAGATACAGATGTGGAGGCCGTACAACTTGTGACAAAGCGCTATGGTAAGCCACTAAACTTAGAACTAGGATGTAATGATGAAATCGTTGAGATAGCCATTGCAACGGCCCCTGAATGGGTTTGCCTCGTCCCCGAAAAAAGGGAGGAGAGAACAACGGAAGGTGGACTGGATCTGGTTTCAAGTACTAACTTTGAAAAAGTGAATAAGACTTGCGAGCTTATTAAGGAAAAGAGTCCTAATACAAAGATTTCTCTTTTTTTAGAGGCCGATCTACAAACACTAGAACTAGCCTCGAAAATGAAAATTGATGCCGTTGAAGTCCACACGGGAGACTATGCTAGAGCTCATCTTTTGGAAGAGGACTATTCAAAGTATTTAACTCAATTTAAAGCTGCCCATGAGTTTTTACTGAGTAAAAAAATCAACTGTCACGCAGGACATGGATTAACCAAAGAAAGTGTTGTTCCACTACTAGAAAATAATCTCTTTGAAGAATACAATATAGGTCATTGGATTATTTGCCAGGCCGTCTTCAACGGACTTGGAAATGTGACAAAAGACCTACAAAGTCTTTTCACTCATTACGATCACTAA
- a CDS encoding adenosylmethionine decarboxylase, with protein sequence MLFEGSEKKCELIVDSSKINLRELDKEFWKELVAKCNATILSTISNEHCDAYLLSESSLFVWKDHFLLITCGQTTLIDSIVFFLETHGQEAVRQLIFQRKNEYFSYLQPTTFFDDVKKLKKTIDGEAYRFGKIDGHHNYLFHINKEYKPTNLDKTYELLMYDICPKCIEVLTKENQTKEVLRDFLALDKLIPGFIIDDFVFEPYGYSLNAIKDEHYLTIHITPQESSSYISFETNFDLVEKINIPLEVFRPGSFDLITFNSDNIPQLIAQVPDAYTDKRKVQGELGCGYTVTFSHFYKHVQETLAPYKLEEF encoded by the coding sequence TTGTTATTTGAAGGATCTGAAAAGAAGTGCGAACTCATTGTTGATAGTTCAAAAATCAATTTGAGAGAACTAGACAAAGAATTCTGGAAAGAGCTCGTTGCTAAGTGCAACGCAACTATATTATCAACGATTTCTAATGAACACTGTGATGCTTATCTTTTAAGTGAATCATCTCTCTTTGTATGGAAAGATCATTTTCTTCTCATCACTTGTGGTCAAACGACATTGATTGATTCGATTGTTTTCTTCCTAGAAACCCATGGCCAAGAAGCCGTAAGACAATTGATCTTCCAAAGAAAGAATGAGTACTTCTCTTATCTTCAGCCGACAACATTTTTCGATGACGTAAAGAAACTTAAAAAAACAATTGATGGTGAAGCTTACCGCTTTGGAAAAATTGATGGACACCACAATTACCTATTCCACATTAATAAGGAATACAAACCAACAAACTTGGATAAAACTTACGAATTGCTGATGTATGATATTTGTCCAAAATGCATCGAAGTACTTACAAAAGAAAATCAGACGAAAGAAGTCTTAAGAGATTTTCTAGCACTTGATAAATTGATTCCTGGCTTTATTATTGATGACTTTGTCTTTGAACCATATGGATACTCTCTTAATGCGATTAAAGACGAGCACTACTTAACGATTCATATCACACCTCAAGAGTCGAGTTCATATATTAGTTTTGAAACGAATTTCGACCTTGTTGAAAAAATCAATATCCCACTTGAAGTCTTTAGACCGGGATCATTTGACCTCATTACATTTAACTCGGATAATATTCCGCAACTGATAGCGCAAGTTCCAGATGCATATACTGATAAGAGAAAAGTCCAAGGAGAGCTTGGATGTGGATACACAGTAACGTTTTCTCACTTCTACAAACATGTACAAGAAACACTTGCCCCTTATAAACTTGAGGAGTTTTAA
- a CDS encoding EVE domain-containing protein, with product MNYWLMKSEPDTFSIDDLKQRPKSTEHWDGVRNYQARNFMRDEMKKGDLVLFYHSSCKVPGVAGIAKIVKEAYPDHTAFDKNSNYYDPKSSEENPRWFMVDVKFEKKFKKVVTLKELKTFEELKEMKLLQKGSRLSIMPVTKEEFDFIQGLS from the coding sequence ATGAACTACTGGCTAATGAAAAGTGAACCAGATACTTTTTCAATTGATGATTTAAAACAACGTCCAAAGAGTACAGAACACTGGGATGGGGTGAGAAATTATCAGGCCAGAAACTTTATGAGAGATGAGATGAAAAAGGGAGATCTTGTTCTCTTCTATCACTCTAGCTGCAAGGTTCCAGGAGTCGCTGGAATAGCAAAGATAGTTAAAGAAGCCTACCCTGATCATACGGCCTTTGATAAAAATTCAAATTACTACGATCCTAAATCAAGCGAGGAAAATCCTCGCTGGTTTATGGTCGATGTAAAATTTGAAAAGAAATTCAAAAAAGTAGTGACTCTAAAAGAACTTAAAACATTCGAAGAGTTAAAAGAAATGAAACTCTTACAAAAAGGCTCTCGTTTATCAATCATGCCTGTAACAAAAGAAGAATTCGACTTTATTCAAGGTCTCTCTTAA
- the glmM gene encoding phosphoglucosamine mutase, translating into MAQRKLFGTDGIRGRANIYPMTPEVATALGRAVTHYFQTHGNGKRKKPLIIVGKDTRLSCYMLEQAFAAGVCSQGGSVILTGPLPTPGVAFVTKSMRADAGVMISASHNSFDDNGIKIFDANGHKLPDEVELELEELVLTPELMTVRVGHELGNAKRLKEVFGRYIVHVKSAIKGDVDLDGMRIVLDCANGAGYKVAPMMFDELGAEVMLLGVQPNGENINLNCGSLHPEKAADKVEKYRADLGICLDGDGDRVTIIDKNGEVIDGDVLIGLFAKMLLDQGSLKKGDTVVGTVMSNLGLEVYLKSLGLKFHRTKVGDRYIMEYMRESGAILGGEPSGHIIFKEHSTTGDGSLAALKMVEAIKTYGDELTKILEEIKLYPQVTKSAIVNKKVPFDTIEPVQAMLKKVDEQLGDKGRVLVRYSGTEPLARVMVEGERFDLVNSLCDELVSVVTAELGQ; encoded by the coding sequence ATGGCACAAAGAAAGCTATTTGGAACGGATGGAATTAGAGGCAGGGCCAATATTTATCCAATGACTCCAGAGGTAGCAACGGCCCTCGGTCGTGCTGTCACTCACTATTTTCAAACTCACGGTAATGGAAAGAGAAAAAAACCACTTATTATCGTAGGTAAAGATACAAGATTAAGCTGTTATATGCTTGAACAGGCCTTTGCTGCTGGCGTTTGTTCTCAGGGGGGAAGTGTTATACTCACAGGTCCTCTTCCAACTCCTGGTGTTGCCTTTGTCACAAAGTCAATGAGGGCCGATGCAGGTGTTATGATTTCGGCATCACACAATAGCTTTGATGATAACGGAATTAAAATCTTCGATGCCAATGGGCACAAGCTTCCTGATGAAGTTGAGCTAGAGCTTGAAGAACTCGTTCTCACGCCTGAGCTTATGACAGTTAGGGTTGGCCATGAGCTTGGAAACGCGAAACGCTTAAAAGAAGTCTTTGGACGTTATATTGTTCATGTTAAGTCGGCCATCAAAGGTGATGTGGACCTTGATGGAATGAGAATTGTTCTCGATTGTGCCAATGGTGCTGGATATAAAGTTGCTCCAATGATGTTTGATGAGCTTGGAGCTGAGGTCATGCTCTTAGGCGTTCAGCCTAATGGTGAAAATATCAACCTTAACTGTGGATCACTTCATCCTGAGAAGGCCGCTGATAAAGTGGAAAAGTATCGAGCAGATTTAGGAATCTGTTTGGATGGAGATGGTGATCGCGTAACGATTATTGATAAAAATGGTGAAGTTATTGATGGCGATGTGCTTATCGGTCTATTCGCTAAAATGCTTCTCGATCAAGGATCTTTGAAAAAAGGTGATACTGTGGTTGGGACAGTCATGTCAAACCTCGGACTTGAAGTTTACCTTAAAAGCTTAGGTTTAAAATTTCACCGTACAAAAGTTGGTGACCGCTACATCATGGAATACATGAGAGAGAGTGGAGCGATTCTAGGTGGTGAGCCATCTGGTCACATTATTTTTAAAGAGCATTCGACAACAGGAGATGGTTCTCTTGCAGCTCTTAAAATGGTTGAAGCAATCAAAACTTATGGTGATGAATTAACAAAAATTTTAGAAGAAATTAAACTATACCCACAGGTAACAAAGAGTGCCATTGTTAATAAGAAAGTTCCTTTCGATACGATTGAGCCCGTTCAAGCAATGTTGAAAAAAGTTGATGAACAATTAGGTGACAAGGGGCGTGTTCTCGTACGCTATTCTGGTACAGAACCTCTTGCAAGAGTAATGGTAGAAGGAGAGAGATTTGATCTAGTGAACTCTCTTTGCGATGAACTTGTTAGTGTTGTTACTGCAGAGTTAGGACAATAA